One region of Culex pipiens pallens isolate TS chromosome 2, TS_CPP_V2, whole genome shotgun sequence genomic DNA includes:
- the LOC120418298 gene encoding larval cuticle protein 65Ag1-like has protein sequence MNSIVTIIVLFFAVASCNPAPQGSTTTPVSLVSESSNIQPDGSFQYTFQESDGTEVQDVGTLKQIQVPNANGTGTEQVQVLVQTGSFSYPSPDGQQIQLNYTADETGFHPQGAHLPVAPVDPNNHQ, from the coding sequence ATGAACTCCATTGTCACTATAATCGTTCTCTTCTTTGCCGTGGCCAGCTGTAACCCAGCTCCCCAAGGAAGCACAACCACCCCAGTGTCACTGGTCAGCGAAAGTTCCAACATCCAGCCCGACGGCAGCTTCCAATACACGTTCCAGGAAAGTGACGGAACCGAGGTTCAGGACGTGGGAACGCTTAAGCAGATCCAGGTTCCCAACGCAAACGGAACCGGAACCGAACAGGTCCAGGTGCTGGTTCAAACCGGAAGCTTCTCGTATCCCTCACCCGATGGTCAGCAAATTCAGCTGAACTACACCGCCGATGAGACCGGATTCCATCCGCAGGGAGCTCATCTGCCGGTGGCACCGGTTGATCCGAATAACCATCAGTAG